TCACCGGCGCCGACTCCGCATCGATCGTCAGGTAGGCAGGCTCGTCATACGGCACCGGAATGACAGCGGTCAGACCGTCTTCGATCACCGCCATATTGGACGACACGATCGCGGTCCCCTTGCGTCCGAACTTCTTGGAGATCTGCAGGTAGACCTTCTCGCGCAGCGCGTCGAGCGAGGTGTCCTGGACGATGCGGTCGACACCACCGACGACCGCGCCGATGAACGCGATGCCCATCATGCGGGTCTGCAGCTCGGGGGTGGGCGCATGCTCGGCGGCCACCGAGAACGCGTCGATGATCAAGAACTTGATGTGCTTGTCGCGGATCGTCCGACGAGCCTTCGCTGGCAGTGCCCGCCAGGCCTGCTCGGGGCTCAGATTCGACTGCAGGATCAAGGTACCGCCAGGCACCAGGCCCTTCAGTGGGTCGGTGTGCTGAAAGACCTTGTGATCGGGCGAGAGCACAACCTCGACGTCTTCGAGTTCAGCGTTGGTGATGAGCACCGGCTCGGGGCTCAGCGTGATGTAGTAGTTCGTCGGCGCGCCGGACTTCTCCGAGCCGTACTTCGGAGCCGACTTGGAATTGAGGCCGAGTGCCCCGGCCAGGATGTCGGTCATCAGCTTGCCGGTCGCGATCGTGCCGTAGCCGCCCACCGAGTGGAAGCGGATCCGCAGCGCGGTGTCGGGAAGCAGCTTCGGGTTCTCACCGACCGGCAGCGCCATCAGCGTGGTTTCCGGGTAGGCCGCGGCCAACTTGGCCTCCAACTCGCTGTACGTGCGATCCGAAGCATCGCTGAAGAAGGTCGATCCCAGGTAGACCAGCGGGGAGGCGTTCTCTCCGGCCATGTTCTCGGCTGTCGCGATCAGATCACGCGGCTGCAGATCGTGACCGCCCAGACCGAAGATCGCGCTCGTCATCGCCGGAATCTCGGCGACGGGCTCGATACCCGGGAAACGCCCCGGATGAGCGGCATTGGCCGCACCCCGGAAGATCGCCTGGTTGACGAACTGGGTGAGGGCCATCTGATCGGAGCGCTCCATGACCGTGACGGCCTTCTTGCCGCGCAGCGCCGCGACGACCTCGGCCTCGGGGAACGGCTGCAGCAGCTTGACGGCCACCAGACCGACCTTGATCCCGCGGCTGCGCAGGTAGGGCATGACCGCCCGGATGTCATCGCAGACCGAACCGAGCCCGACGAATACGTAGTCGGCGTCATCGACGTCATAGGTGATGACCGGCGAGTACTGGCGACCGGTCAGTTCGGAGTACTCGTCCATCGCCTGACGGGCGAGCCTGGGGACCTCGGCCGCGAAATGCGTCCGGTGGTCGGCGATGCCGGCCTGGAAGTCCGGCTGGTTCTGCACCGGTCCGGTCAGGCCGGGATTCGTCGGATCCACCAGCGCCGGTACCGCCTGCCGGGTGCCCTTCTGCCAGGCGCCCAGCCATTGGCGGCGCCACTGGGAAGCCAGGTCGTCGGGGACGAAACGCAGCGTCTCCTCGACGAGGTGGCCCTCGTTGTCGGCCTCGACGGCGTCGGCGTGTCCCGCCAGCCAATGGCGGATCTCGTCCAGTTCGCGCAACCCGAACTCCGCCGCTTTGCGGTCGACCCAGCGGCCGAGCTGCCACACGCGGCCCTTGGCTCCGTAGACGATCTCCTGAGCCACACTCGGACAGGCGATCCGGCCCTGCGGATCGCCGAGATATTCCTTCAACAGCGCGGGTTCGGGCAGCCTTGCCTCGGACAGCATGTGGCTGGTGGCGAATCCGTCCATCGCGTTGGCGACCGGGATCAGGGTGAGGGCCGAGGTGCGGTAGCTGATCGCGGCGAGATCGGCGGCTTCTTGCGGATTCGCGCCGAAGAAGACCGTGTACCCCGACGGCAGCAGCGCATAGATGTCGTCATGACCGGCCATCACGTTCAGCGAGTGCTTCGACACCACGCGAGCCGCGACCTGCAGGACGAAGCCGCCCACCTTCTTGCCGACGGTGACGAAGTGTGACTCCATCGCATAGAGGATGCCCTGGCTCGATGACGCATTCGACACGTACTGACCGCCGGTCAGTGCCGCGCCGAGCGCGCCCGACTGAGCCGAATGCTCACCTTCGGGCTCGAAGAAGAACGGATGCTTGCCCCAGACGTTCAGCTGACCCTCGGCACGGGCGGCCTCGTAGATCTCGCTGATCTCGGTCGACGGGGTGATCGGATAGCCGATGACTCCCCCGCAGACATGCTTCATGACGTGCGCCACGGCGCCGTTGCCGTTGATCACCACCGGCTTGCCGGGGTATTTCGCCTCGCCCGGCTTGTCCGCGTGTGATTCGAGAGCTACGTCCTGGGTCGCGCTGTCAGTCATGCTGCGTTTCCTCGCCTGTCGTGCGGTCGAAGATGGCATCTGCTGCCCGCTGCAGCCGGTGATGCCATCGGCCACGATCACTCATACGGTGCCCCGCCTGCGCCCTTGTCTGGAGGCGTGATCGTGGTTCAAAGAAGAATAGCCGCCGGATCATTTTGCCCGCGCAGTGGGGTAGGCCCTTTTCTTTGTTGTTCGATGCTCTGGCCTCACCGAGATGGAGACCGCACCATCTACCCTGGTGACCATGGCCGAGTGGGTAGCCCTACTGCGGGGTGTCAATGTGGGCGGAATCACCGTCCGTTCGGTGGATCTGAAGGCCTTGTTCACCGATCTCGGGTTCACTGAGGTGCGCACCGTGCTGGCGTCCGGCAATGTCGTCTTCAGCGCTGAAGGCGATCGTGCACGGCTCAAGTCCGGCATCGAGACGGCGCTGCGCGAGCGGTTCGGTTACGACGCCTGGATCGTCCTGGTCAGCCGCGAGGAGGTGGCCGCGGCGGTGGCCGGTTTCCCCTTCGACGCCTCCGACCCCGGACGGCAGCCCTGGGTGATCTTCTGTTCCGAGGAGGCGGTGCGGCGCGAGCTTCTCGATGGCGCATCCGACTTCGATCCACTCACGGATCCAGTGGCCGAAGGCGACAAGGTGATCTACTGGAACCCGGTCACCGGCGCCACTACCTCCACAACGTTCGCAAAACTGCTGGCCAAACCCCGCTACAAGGCGACCACGACGAACCGCAACCTGCGAACACTGCAGAAGATCATCGGGTGATCCCGGGGGATGCGCCGCCGCCGGCGGGCATTCCAGGAGTTGCCCTTCCAACCAGTAGGCTCGATCAATGCCCACCACCCGAATCTCCGGCGTCGCAACCCACCTGCCAGAACGTACCCAGGACACCGCCGACACCGAGGTCGAACTGCGACAGCGAAATGGGCATCTGCGGCTCGCGACGGGGCTCATCTCGCGCCTGACCGGCGTCCAGCGGGTTCATGTACGTCCGGAGGGCTGGCAGGCGTCCGATCTGGCAGTCGCTGCGGCGCGGAAGCTGATCGACGAGCAGCCCGGCGACATCGATCTGCTGATGTTCGCCAGCGCCAGCCAGGATCTCATCGAGCCCGCCACTAGCCACATCGTCAGCGCGAAGCTCGGATTGAGTGCGCCGGTCTTCGATGTGAAGAACGCCTGCAATTCGGTCATCAATGCCCTGCAGATCGCCGACGCATTGATTCGAGCCGGTAGCCATCGGCGCATTCTCGTCGTCAGCGGGGAGGCACCCACCTCGGCGGTCCGCTGGCAGCTGCGTGACCGGGCACAATTCGTCCGTTCGTTTCCCGGTTATTCGATGAGTGACGGTGGCGCGGCAGTGCTTCTCGAGGCCGACGAGTCTTGTCAGCGGGGCATTCAGGCCGCTACGTTTCACGCGCTTTCCCGGCATTGGAATATCGGCACACTGCCCGGCGGCGGCACCGTTGCTGCCCACGATCCGGATATGACCTATTTCGATATGGACGGCAGCAGTCTGCAGCGGGCATTTCTGGAACTTGGACCCGAGCCGATCACCACCTTTCTGAGACAGCAGCGGCGCAGGCCGACCGACTTCGATTTCGTCGCCATCCATCAGGTCTCGGTGCCTTTCCTGCCGCCCATCCTGGAGCGTCTGGGAGTGCCCGCCGACCGGACCATCGTCACTGTCGCGGACCACGGCAACCTCGCCTCGGTCACCCTCCCCCTGCAGTTGGAGCTCGCCCGGCGGCGCGGCATGATCGGGCCGGGCAGCCTGGTGCTGTTGATCGGCCTCGCCGGGGGAATCAGCCTCGGCTTGATGGCGGTGCGGCTGTGAGCCGCCGGCTCGCGGTGGTCGTTCCCGTCTACAACGAGGCATCCGGGATCGCGGCCACCTTGGAGGCGCTGGCGGGCCAGGACGATGCCGACTTCGACGCCGTCTTCGTCGACAACGCCTCGACCGATGACTCGGTGCAGCTGATGGAGACGTTCATTCGCCGTCACGGCCTGACGCGCTGGCGGATCGTCCACGAGCCGCTCAAGGGCACCGGAGCCGCCGCCGATACCGGCATGCGCGAGGCCATCGCCGGTGGGGCGCAGCTGCTGGCCCGCACCGATGCCGATTGCCTGCCGCGCCACGACTGGACGGCTGCCGTCCGGCGTGCGTTGACTCCATCACACGAAGGCGGACTGGGACTGGCGCTGGTCGGCGGTGAACTCGTGCCCCGCCGGGACGAGGGCCTCGGATGGCCGACCAGAGCAGCCTTGCGTGGCGCGGTGCATCTGGCCGAGGCATTCGGGCGGATTCGTCCCGGCAACCGCGACCCCGCCTACCGAGGCCCCTACATGATGGCGGCCGGCTGCAATGTCGGCATCACCAGCCGGCTGTATGAGCAGGCCGGCGGCTTTCCCCGGACCCGCATCGAGCAGTTGCACGAAGACCGCGCGCTGGTCAACGCCGTGCGGCGATTGACCAGGGATTATCAGCGCCGATCCGATGTGGTGGTGTATGCCTCCAGCCGCCGGGCGCAGGCCTGGGGGCTCGCGAACACGCTGCTGTGGTATAAGGATCACGCCTATTGTCCCCCCGAAGTCGACATTCGCGACCCAGCATTGGCGCAGCGTCCAGCACGCACCTCGATCGCATTGGCCGCACGCCATGAGCGGCGGCTGCTGCTCGCGGCGCATCCACTGGCCTTCCCGTTCATCGATGCGATCGGCGGCCCGGTGCGCCGGGTGCCGGGTCTGGGCGTGGTGGTGAAGGATGCCGACCTGATGCGTGCGGTGCTGATGGATTCGGACAGCTTCGGCAAGAGTGGTCCGGGTTCACCCGGCGACCTGTGGACTCCCGTGCTCGGGCCGCGCGTCCTGATGAACATGGACGGCGCCGATCACTTGGAGCTGCGCCGCAAGCTCGCCCCACTGTTCTCCCCCGGTTCGGTGCGCGACCTGGTCGCCGATTCGCTGGGGCCGGCCACCCAGCGGCTGAGCGAGCGGCTGCGGCGAGGAGAAGAAGTCGATCTGGTCAGCCATGCCCAGCACGCGGCGAGTGCCGTGATCAGCCGGCTGGTCGGGCTGCCACCCGGGGTCATCGACGCCGGCTTCTTCGCGCGTTCGTCGACGGTCACCGGGTTCGTCTCACTGGCGCGCCCGAGTCTGACACCGCGCCAGATCACCCGCGCCCGCAAGGTCATGCACGAGTTGGACGAGCACGCCGCCGCAGCGTACGCCGGGGACGAATCGACCGTCCCGGGACGCATGCGCGCCCTCGGACTCACTCAGGCCGAAGCGCTGGGAGCGGTCGGAGCATTCGTGCTGACCGGCACCGAGACCCTCGTTTCATTCATCCCCCGGCTCGCCGCGATCCTCGTCGACACCGGCTGGCACGCCCGGTTGAGCGCCGAACCGAAGCTGGTGGACGCTGCAGTTGCCGAGGCGCTGCGGGTGACGACCCCGAGTCCGGTGATGTTGCGCTCGGTGGAACGACCCACCCGCATCGGCACGGTCGAGGTCACACCGGGCGAGCGCATCATCCTCGGCACCTACTGGGCCAACCGGGCGCTCGGCGAATTCGACCCCGAAACCAACCCGGCGGCTCAGCTCAGGCAGTTGTGGTTCGGTGCCGGCGTGCATTTCTGTCTAGGCGCTCCCCTGGCGATGGCTCAGATCAACCTGGTGCTCGGCGCTGTGCTGGCCGCCAGGAATCTGCGGATCGTCGAACGCCAGGCGTCACGTGGGGTGCTGATCCCGTCGTACCGGCGTCTCGTGCTGCGGGGTTCGTCGTGACCGATCTGGTGACCGCCGTGCTGGCCTCGGCCGACAGCCGCGCCGAGCAACCCGCCCTGACATCGGGTCGCACGACCCTCGGTTATGCCGAACTGGCACGGCGCATCCGATCGACGGCATCGGGGCTGCGGGCCGAAGGGCTGCAGCCCGGTGACCGCGTGCTGTTCTCCGTGCGTCCTGGGCCGCAAGCCGTCATCTTGGCACTGGGGATCGTGCTCGCCGGCGGAGTCGTGGTCTTCGCCGATCCGGGAGCAGGCGAGGCGCTCTTCCGCTCGCGTGCGCGACTGGCCGCCCCGCGCTGGGTGGCGGCCGAATCGCTGCTCTATCTGGCCTCCAGCGCGCCACTGCGCCGATTCGCCCGGCGGCGCGGACTGGAGCTCGCGCCGTATGCCCGGCTCGTACCGCAGGCCCGCCATCTTCGGGCGGGCGGCTGGTTGCCCGGTACACCTCGCCGCGCCGTGCCCGTGTCACGACTGGCCGGGCACCGGCATGAACCTGACGGTCGGCCGGTTTCGGTCGACCTGGACGACGAGGCCCTGATCGTCTTCACCAGCGGGACGACCAGCACGCCGCGGGGCGTCGTCCACTCGCGGGGCTCACTGGGGGCCGGACTGACGGATTTCGCCGACGGCGTGGGCATGCGGCCGGGCCAGCGGGTGCTCACCGACCAGCTGATGGTGGGCGTGCCGGCACTCATCGCGGGCGCGCACTGGACGATCCCACCGCCGGGCGCCAACGCCGGCGCGCGTCCCGAGCACTACCTGCGGCTGCTGCGCGATACCGAACTGATCTTCGTGGTGCCCGCGGTGATGGATTCGATGCTGCGCGCGCTGGATGATTCGGCCCGGCTGCGCCCGGCCGGCCTGGAGACCATCGTGATGGGTGGTGCACCCGTATTGGGTCCGCTGTTGGAGCGGGTGCACGCGCGCTTTCCGGACGCCGCCATACGCGCCGTCTACGGGATGACCGAGATCCTTCCGGTGGCGATCGCCGACGGAGTTGCGAAACTCCGGGCGGGCACCGACCCGGCCGGTGGGGACCGGCTCGGACGCCTTGTGCCGAGTGTCACGGCCCGGATCGATGACGGCGAACTCGTGCTGAGCGGGCCCGGGTTGGCCCGTGGTTACCTCGCCGATCTTCCCGAGAACCCGCTCGGCGAACTGCACACCGGCGACCTGGCCCGTATCGACGGCGACCAACTCGTCTCGCTCGGACGCAAGAAGGACATGTTCATCAGGGGCAGGCAGAACATCTATCCGGGACTCTACGAGCCACTGGTGGCCGGGCTCGCCGGTGTGGCCGAGGCGGCCCTGATCGGGCTACCCGATGAGATCGGCGATGATCGGATCGTGCTCGTCGTCGTGCCCGAGCACGCTGCCGGGGTGGGTCTGGCCACCGACCATCGGCTGGCCCGTGAGGTGACCCGGAGACTGCCCGGCCTGCTGGACGCCGGCGCGGTGCCCGATCTGGTACTCACGATCGACGATCTGCCCCGCTCGGGACGTGGCCGCAAGCTCGACCGCAAGGCCTTGGCCGGTCAGGTCGCTGCCTATCTGAGGGACGCGCGATGAGGATCGCGGTCACCGGGGCAAGCGGATTCGTGGGTGGCGCGCTGGCCACGGCGCTGGCAGACGACGGTCACCAGGTCACCGGATTCGGACGCCGCCCGCACGGCTGGCAGCACCCACGCGGGAACTACGTCATCTGGGATCTCGACTCCGCGGCCCCTGATGAGGCGCACCACATCGATGCGGTGGTGCACTGCGCGGCACTGGCCGACGACTGGGCGCCGCGGGATGCCGCGATGCGCTCGAATCTCGGTGGCACGCGCAGGGTGCTGGAGACGTTCGCGGGTTGCCGGTTCGTGCATATGTCGACATCGAGTGTCTACGACGCCTTCCGGCCGAGTGTCATGGCCAGGGAGAACGAACCGGCGCCGCACCGGCATCTCAGCAGCTATCCGGAATCCAAGGCAGCCGCCGAGAGGCTCCTGGCCGGCACGGACGCGGTGATTCTGCGTCCGCATGCGGTCTACGGGCCCGGCGACACGACGCTGCTGCCCCGCCTGTTGCAGTCGGTGCGCCATGGTCGCCTGGTCCTGCCGGCGGGTGCGCAGGTGCGGCATTCGCTCACCCACATCGACAATCTGACCCAGGCGGTGCGGTGCGCGCTGGACCCCGACGGCCCGTCGGGAGTCTTCAACATCGCGGACGCCGAGCCCGTGTACCTTGCCGAGGTCATCACCGAGTTCTTGGCCCGCGCCGATCTGCCGGCGCGGATCATCGCCATACCATTCTCAGCTGCCTGGCAGGCCGCCCGGTTCGCCGAGTTGAGGGCGGCGCTTCGGCATACCCGGCCGCGACTGACCAGATATGCGGTGAGCCAACTCGGCGTCGAACGCACCTTCGACATCGCCGCTGCGCGCCGCCAGTTGGGATACCGCCCGTTCACCACGACACTGAGCGGCGCCGAGGCCTGGTAGCCGAAGACGCACGCGCCGGCAGAGCCGCCAACTTTTTCGTCCGGATCACTTGAATCCGAACCCCCTACATGGTTACCTAGTGAAGTAGGTAACCAATTAACCAGGGAGGCCGGCATGATCGAGGAAGGACGGCCCCTGTTCGTGCAGATCGCCGAGGACATCGAGAACTCGATCATCGACGGCAGCCTCGCCGAGGACGCGCAGGCACCTTCGACCAACGAGCTCGCAGCCTTCTACCGGATCAATCCAGCCACCGCAGCCAAGGGGATCACCATGCTCACCGACAAGGGAGTGCTGTACAAGCGCCGCGGTA
The Brooklawnia propionicigenes DNA segment above includes these coding regions:
- a CDS encoding DUF1697 domain-containing protein; protein product: MAEWVALLRGVNVGGITVRSVDLKALFTDLGFTEVRTVLASGNVVFSAEGDRARLKSGIETALRERFGYDAWIVLVSREEVAAAVAGFPFDASDPGRQPWVIFCSEEAVRRELLDGASDFDPLTDPVAEGDKVIYWNPVTGATTSTTFAKLLAKPRYKATTTNRNLRTLQKIIG
- a CDS encoding 3-oxoacyl-ACP synthase III family protein translates to MPTTRISGVATHLPERTQDTADTEVELRQRNGHLRLATGLISRLTGVQRVHVRPEGWQASDLAVAAARKLIDEQPGDIDLLMFASASQDLIEPATSHIVSAKLGLSAPVFDVKNACNSVINALQIADALIRAGSHRRILVVSGEAPTSAVRWQLRDRAQFVRSFPGYSMSDGGAAVLLEADESCQRGIQAATFHALSRHWNIGTLPGGGTVAAHDPDMTYFDMDGSSLQRAFLELGPEPITTFLRQQRRRPTDFDFVAIHQVSVPFLPPILERLGVPADRTIVTVADHGNLASVTLPLQLELARRRGMIGPGSLVLLIGLAGGISLGLMAVRL
- a CDS encoding cytochrome P450, which produces MSRRLAVVVPVYNEASGIAATLEALAGQDDADFDAVFVDNASTDDSVQLMETFIRRHGLTRWRIVHEPLKGTGAAADTGMREAIAGGAQLLARTDADCLPRHDWTAAVRRALTPSHEGGLGLALVGGELVPRRDEGLGWPTRAALRGAVHLAEAFGRIRPGNRDPAYRGPYMMAAGCNVGITSRLYEQAGGFPRTRIEQLHEDRALVNAVRRLTRDYQRRSDVVVYASSRRAQAWGLANTLLWYKDHAYCPPEVDIRDPALAQRPARTSIALAARHERRLLLAAHPLAFPFIDAIGGPVRRVPGLGVVVKDADLMRAVLMDSDSFGKSGPGSPGDLWTPVLGPRVLMNMDGADHLELRRKLAPLFSPGSVRDLVADSLGPATQRLSERLRRGEEVDLVSHAQHAASAVISRLVGLPPGVIDAGFFARSSTVTGFVSLARPSLTPRQITRARKVMHELDEHAAAAYAGDESTVPGRMRALGLTQAEALGAVGAFVLTGTETLVSFIPRLAAILVDTGWHARLSAEPKLVDAAVAEALRVTTPSPVMLRSVERPTRIGTVEVTPGERIILGTYWANRALGEFDPETNPAAQLRQLWFGAGVHFCLGAPLAMAQINLVLGAVLAARNLRIVERQASRGVLIPSYRRLVLRGSS
- a CDS encoding class I adenylate-forming enzyme family protein, whose amino-acid sequence is MTDLVTAVLASADSRAEQPALTSGRTTLGYAELARRIRSTASGLRAEGLQPGDRVLFSVRPGPQAVILALGIVLAGGVVVFADPGAGEALFRSRARLAAPRWVAAESLLYLASSAPLRRFARRRGLELAPYARLVPQARHLRAGGWLPGTPRRAVPVSRLAGHRHEPDGRPVSVDLDDEALIVFTSGTTSTPRGVVHSRGSLGAGLTDFADGVGMRPGQRVLTDQLMVGVPALIAGAHWTIPPPGANAGARPEHYLRLLRDTELIFVVPAVMDSMLRALDDSARLRPAGLETIVMGGAPVLGPLLERVHARFPDAAIRAVYGMTEILPVAIADGVAKLRAGTDPAGGDRLGRLVPSVTARIDDGELVLSGPGLARGYLADLPENPLGELHTGDLARIDGDQLVSLGRKKDMFIRGRQNIYPGLYEPLVAGLAGVAEAALIGLPDEIGDDRIVLVVVPEHAAGVGLATDHRLAREVTRRLPGLLDAGAVPDLVLTIDDLPRSGRGRKLDRKALAGQVAAYLRDAR
- a CDS encoding NAD-dependent epimerase/dehydratase family protein, whose product is MRIAVTGASGFVGGALATALADDGHQVTGFGRRPHGWQHPRGNYVIWDLDSAAPDEAHHIDAVVHCAALADDWAPRDAAMRSNLGGTRRVLETFAGCRFVHMSTSSVYDAFRPSVMARENEPAPHRHLSSYPESKAAAERLLAGTDAVILRPHAVYGPGDTTLLPRLLQSVRHGRLVLPAGAQVRHSLTHIDNLTQAVRCALDPDGPSGVFNIADAEPVYLAEVITEFLARADLPARIIAIPFSAAWQAARFAELRAALRHTRPRLTRYAVSQLGVERTFDIAAARRQLGYRPFTTTLSGAEAW
- a CDS encoding GntR family transcriptional regulator; this encodes MIEEGRPLFVQIAEDIENSIIDGSLAEDAQAPSTNELAAFYRINPATAAKGITMLTDKGVLYKRRGIGMFIAPGARDLLLGERRAAFATRYLDPLIAEARTLGLGPDDIARLLQERAATTMEGTSR